Proteins encoded together in one Planctomyces sp. SH-PL14 window:
- a CDS encoding efflux RND transporter permease subunit has protein sequence MFSQILHRPALAIVISLLILFLGGLAINTLPISQFPNVAPPSVIVSVSYPGASANVLTDSVLVILEQAINGVQDMRYMASAATSAGEGAIQIVFEPGTDPNVAVLNVNNRIQIVKNRLPKIVELEGIIVQQAMTSMLMYVNIYSTDKSLDQNFLYNYVTVNLIPEIRRIRGIGSANILGNRAYAMRIELDLERMRAYSISADEVMKAIADTSMIGSPGRLGQATGRTSQTIEYVLTYVGRYNKPEQYENIVLKANPKGEILKIKDVARVELGSSFYDLYSDIDGNASAAIVLKQLPGTNAATIIEEVKHRLEVAQKEMFPPGMHFEVSYDVSAFLEASIEQVLHTLFEAFVLVALVVFLFLGDWRSTLIPTLAVPVSLIGTFFFMLIFGLSINLITLFALVLAIGVVVDDAIVVVEAVHEKMHAKHLSPYRATKEVMNEISGAIIAITLVMTAVFVPVTFMSGPVGVFYRQFGLTMAMSIVLSGVVALTLTPVLCAMILKPHSGPKKIRGPIALILHVFDKFIIKVTGGYAAFLRPIVTLRTITLMIVAGFSVAIYAVNTVLPSGFIPLEDQGMIYGIIQTPPGSTLEYTNSKSHELQVIAKTVDGVSSVSSLAGYEVLTEGRGSNAGTCLINLKPWAQRKMTSKQIIAELEEKGRHISNVKLEFFEPPAVPGFGAAGGFSVRVLDKTNTTNYQALGEATDKFMAALSKRPEVKGLFTFFASNYPQYELVIDNDVAMQKGVTIKEAMDNLSIVVGSTWEQGFVRFGQFFKVYVQAKPEFRRYPEDLENMFIKNDTGEMVPYSSFMKIKKQQGLNEINRYNLYPSAAIQGAPAPGFSTGQAIQAIKDVAKETLPRGYDIGWEGLSYDEANKGNTAVFIFLIVVIFVYLVLVGQYESFNLPLAVIISLPIGLFGSFVFLQAMGLSNDVYAQIGLVMLVGLLGKNAILIVEFAVQRNREGVSLKDAAIEGGQLRFRPILMTSFAFIAGLIPLVRATGPGAIGNRTIGTTAVGGMLVGTVIGVLVIPGLYYIFGGLAARGQLIPGESDEPLSELLEHKDPHDHDDDPTAPADPHHGGPHHGEPASHGTVAEGTPPPPPAPH, from the coding sequence ATGTTCTCACAGATCCTCCACCGGCCGGCGCTGGCAATCGTCATCTCGCTGCTCATCCTGTTCCTGGGTGGGCTGGCGATCAACACGCTTCCGATCTCTCAGTTCCCCAACGTTGCGCCGCCGAGCGTGATCGTCTCGGTCTCTTATCCCGGTGCGAGCGCGAACGTTCTCACGGACTCGGTGCTGGTCATCCTGGAACAGGCCATCAACGGCGTCCAGGACATGCGGTACATGGCCTCCGCCGCGACCAGCGCCGGTGAAGGGGCGATCCAGATCGTCTTCGAGCCCGGGACCGACCCGAACGTCGCGGTGCTGAACGTCAACAACCGCATCCAGATCGTGAAGAACCGGCTCCCGAAGATCGTGGAGCTGGAGGGGATCATCGTTCAGCAGGCCATGACGAGCATGCTGATGTACGTGAACATCTACAGCACGGACAAAAGCCTCGATCAGAACTTCCTCTACAACTACGTCACCGTCAACCTGATCCCTGAGATCCGCCGGATCCGCGGGATCGGCAGCGCGAACATCCTGGGGAACCGGGCGTACGCCATGCGCATCGAGCTCGATCTCGAGCGGATGCGGGCCTACAGCATCTCCGCCGACGAGGTGATGAAGGCGATCGCCGACACCAGCATGATCGGGTCTCCCGGACGGCTCGGACAGGCGACCGGCCGGACGTCGCAGACGATCGAATACGTGCTGACGTACGTCGGCCGCTACAACAAGCCGGAGCAGTACGAGAACATCGTTCTCAAGGCGAACCCCAAGGGAGAGATCCTCAAGATCAAGGACGTCGCCCGCGTCGAGCTGGGGTCGTCGTTCTACGACCTGTACTCGGACATCGACGGCAACGCGTCGGCGGCCATCGTCCTCAAGCAGCTCCCGGGAACGAACGCCGCCACGATCATCGAGGAGGTCAAGCACCGGCTCGAGGTGGCGCAGAAAGAGATGTTCCCGCCGGGAATGCACTTCGAGGTCAGCTACGACGTCTCGGCGTTCCTGGAAGCCTCCATCGAGCAGGTGCTCCACACGCTCTTCGAGGCGTTCGTGCTCGTGGCCCTGGTGGTGTTCCTGTTCCTCGGCGACTGGCGATCGACGCTGATCCCGACGCTGGCCGTCCCCGTGTCGCTCATCGGGACGTTCTTCTTCATGCTGATCTTCGGCCTGTCGATCAACCTCATCACGCTCTTCGCGCTGGTGCTGGCAATCGGGGTCGTCGTCGACGACGCGATCGTCGTCGTCGAGGCGGTGCACGAGAAGATGCACGCGAAGCACCTCTCGCCGTATCGAGCGACCAAAGAGGTCATGAACGAGATCAGCGGGGCCATTATCGCGATCACGCTCGTGATGACCGCGGTGTTCGTCCCCGTCACGTTCATGTCCGGTCCGGTCGGGGTGTTCTACCGGCAGTTCGGCCTGACGATGGCCATGTCGATCGTCCTCTCCGGGGTCGTGGCCCTGACGCTGACGCCGGTGCTGTGCGCGATGATCCTCAAGCCGCACTCGGGACCGAAGAAGATCCGCGGGCCGATCGCCCTGATTCTGCACGTGTTCGACAAGTTCATCATCAAGGTGACGGGGGGCTACGCCGCCTTCCTGCGGCCGATCGTCACCCTCCGGACGATCACGCTCATGATCGTGGCGGGCTTCAGCGTCGCGATCTATGCCGTCAACACCGTCCTGCCGAGCGGTTTCATCCCGCTGGAAGACCAGGGGATGATCTACGGGATCATCCAGACCCCGCCGGGGTCGACTCTCGAATACACGAACTCCAAATCGCACGAGCTGCAGGTGATCGCCAAGACGGTCGACGGGGTCTCGTCGGTCTCCTCGCTGGCCGGTTACGAAGTGCTCACCGAAGGCCGCGGATCGAACGCGGGGACCTGCCTCATCAACCTGAAGCCGTGGGCCCAGCGGAAGATGACCTCGAAGCAGATCATCGCCGAGCTCGAGGAGAAGGGGCGTCATATCTCGAACGTGAAGCTCGAGTTCTTCGAGCCCCCCGCGGTCCCCGGCTTCGGGGCGGCCGGGGGGTTCTCTGTCCGCGTTCTCGACAAGACGAACACGACGAACTACCAGGCCCTTGGCGAAGCGACCGACAAGTTCATGGCCGCGCTCTCCAAGCGGCCCGAAGTGAAGGGGCTGTTCACGTTCTTTGCCAGCAACTATCCGCAGTATGAGCTGGTGATCGACAACGACGTGGCGATGCAGAAAGGGGTCACCATCAAGGAGGCGATGGACAACCTCTCGATCGTCGTCGGAAGCACGTGGGAGCAGGGCTTCGTCCGGTTCGGCCAGTTCTTCAAGGTGTACGTCCAGGCGAAGCCGGAATTCCGCCGGTACCCGGAGGACCTCGAGAACATGTTCATCAAGAACGACACCGGGGAGATGGTCCCGTACTCGTCGTTCATGAAGATCAAGAAGCAGCAGGGCCTGAACGAAATCAACCGCTACAACCTGTACCCCTCCGCCGCCATCCAGGGGGCTCCGGCTCCGGGTTTCAGCACCGGGCAGGCGATCCAGGCGATCAAAGACGTTGCCAAGGAGACCCTCCCCCGCGGCTATGACATCGGCTGGGAAGGTCTCTCTTACGACGAGGCGAACAAGGGGAACACGGCCGTGTTCATCTTCCTGATCGTCGTCATCTTTGTGTACCTGGTGCTTGTCGGGCAGTACGAAAGCTTCAACCTGCCGCTGGCGGTTATCATCTCCCTGCCGATCGGGCTCTTCGGATCGTTCGTATTCCTGCAGGCGATGGGGCTCTCGAACGACGTCTACGCCCAGATCGGCCTCGTCATGCTGGTCGGTCTGCTGGGGAAGAACGCGATCCTGATCGTCGAATTCGCCGTGCAGCGGAACCGTGAAGGGGTGAGCCTCAAGGACGCGGCGATCGAAGGGGGCCAGCTCCGGTTCCGGCCGATTCTCATGACGTCGTTCGCGTTCATCGCTGGTCTGATTCCGCTGGTCCGGGCGACCGGTCCCGGGGCGATCGGAAACCGGACGATCGGAACCACGGCGGTCGGCGGGATGCTCGTCGGAACGGTCATCGGGGTCCTGGTGATCCCGGGGCTGTACTACATCTTCGGCGGCCTGGCTGCCCGCGGGCAGCTGATCCCCGGCGAGTCGGACGAGCCCCTCAGCGAGCTCCTGGAGCACAAGGATCCGCACGACCACGATGACGACCCGACCGCTCCGGCCGATCCGCACCATGGCGGCCCGCACCACGGCGAACCGGCGTCGCACGGAACGGTCGCGGAAGGGACTCCTCCGCCGCCTCCGGCCCCGCACTAG
- a CDS encoding TolC family protein has translation MLHLSRSSGFRSKTPALGAALLAGSLLLPSCRIPCLPGAEPAHSLPNDYNGTVTADNSAEIGFEEFFSDPMLTCLILEGLRGNQELKILWQDVQIANNEVLKRRGAYLPFLSLGAGAGMDQASRYTRNGAVDSSLTIAPGKPFPAPLPNFLLAANVSWEVDIWRALRNGRDAAALRYLGTSEGRNYVVTRLVAEIAESYYGLIALDKRMEILDQTIALQEHSLEIAKAKKEAARETELAVQRFQAEVRKNQSEKLIVRQEIIETENRINFLLGRFPQPVPRPAVEFVDLNLRPLSVGVPSQLLQNRPDIRQAERELEAAGLDVKIARARFYPQLVITGSIGYEAFNPRYLFTPDALVGNLVGNLVVPVVNRAAIKADYQSANAVQLQRIYDYQRIILNAFTEVINRVSMVENYTQSIEIKKQQLLALEASVDSASRLFQAARAEYMDVLFAQRDLMEARMVLVQTKREQLGAIVNAYQALGGGLYQHANYESVTVLPSEPLPAAPGGGEVVPVLPEPADPAGPLPMPKAEDRKNPVSVEVAAEEEETGAASLETNSEIPVRVAEALDGEEASDDDEQALMPEMAKEESVEE, from the coding sequence ATGCTCCACCTCTCTCGTTCGTCGGGTTTCCGGTCCAAGACGCCCGCGCTCGGTGCGGCCCTGCTGGCCGGCAGTCTGCTCCTCCCCTCCTGCCGCATTCCCTGCCTCCCCGGCGCGGAACCGGCCCACAGCCTGCCGAACGACTACAACGGCACGGTCACCGCGGACAACTCGGCCGAGATCGGCTTTGAAGAGTTCTTCAGCGATCCGATGCTGACCTGCCTGATCCTGGAAGGCCTCCGCGGCAACCAGGAGCTGAAGATCCTCTGGCAGGACGTCCAGATCGCGAACAACGAAGTCCTGAAACGCCGCGGGGCCTACCTGCCGTTCCTCTCGCTGGGAGCCGGAGCGGGGATGGACCAGGCCAGCCGGTACACGCGGAACGGGGCTGTCGACAGCTCTCTCACGATCGCCCCCGGGAAGCCGTTCCCGGCTCCGCTCCCCAACTTCCTGCTCGCCGCGAACGTCTCGTGGGAAGTCGATATCTGGCGGGCCCTCCGCAACGGCCGGGACGCGGCGGCCCTCCGCTATCTAGGCACCTCCGAGGGACGGAACTACGTGGTGACCCGCCTCGTCGCGGAGATCGCCGAGAGCTACTACGGGTTGATCGCGCTCGACAAGCGGATGGAGATCCTGGACCAGACCATCGCGCTGCAGGAGCACAGCCTGGAGATCGCGAAGGCCAAGAAGGAAGCGGCCCGCGAGACCGAACTCGCCGTCCAGCGGTTCCAGGCCGAAGTCCGCAAGAACCAGAGCGAGAAGCTGATCGTCCGGCAGGAGATCATCGAGACCGAGAACCGGATCAACTTCCTCCTCGGACGGTTCCCGCAGCCGGTCCCCCGTCCGGCGGTCGAATTCGTCGACCTGAACCTCCGTCCGCTCAGCGTCGGGGTTCCTTCGCAGCTCCTCCAGAACCGGCCCGACATCCGCCAGGCGGAGCGGGAACTTGAAGCGGCCGGCCTCGACGTCAAGATCGCCCGGGCCCGCTTCTATCCCCAGCTGGTCATCACCGGCAGCATCGGGTACGAGGCCTTCAACCCCCGTTACCTGTTCACGCCGGATGCCCTGGTGGGGAACCTCGTCGGCAACCTGGTGGTTCCGGTCGTCAACCGGGCTGCGATCAAGGCGGACTACCAGTCGGCGAACGCCGTGCAGCTGCAGCGGATCTACGATTACCAGCGGATCATCCTGAACGCGTTCACCGAAGTGATCAACCGCGTTTCGATGGTCGAGAACTACACCCAGAGCATCGAGATCAAGAAGCAGCAGCTCCTGGCTCTCGAAGCGTCGGTCGACAGTGCCAGCCGGCTGTTCCAGGCAGCCCGGGCGGAGTACATGGACGTGCTGTTCGCCCAGCGCGACCTGATGGAAGCCCGGATGGTCCTCGTGCAGACGAAGCGGGAACAGCTCGGGGCGATCGTCAACGCCTACCAGGCCCTGGGTGGCGGCCTCTACCAGCATGCCAATTACGAGTCGGTGACGGTCCTGCCGTCCGAGCCCCTCCCCGCCGCGCCGGGCGGTGGCGAGGTTGTTCCCGTCCTTCCCGAGCCCGCTGATCCGGCCGGGCCGCTGCCGATGCCGAAAGCGGAGGACCGGAAGAATCCCGTGTCGGTCGAGGTGGCGGCGGAGGAGGAAGAGACCGGGGCCGCTTCCCTGGAAACGAACAGCGAGATCCCGGTGCGGGTCGCCGAGGCGCTGGATGGCGAAGAGGCCTCCGACGACGACGAGCAAGCTCTGATGCCGGAGATGGCGAAAGAGGAAAGCGTCGAGGAGTAG